One segment of Kryptolebias marmoratus isolate JLee-2015 linkage group LG23, ASM164957v2, whole genome shotgun sequence DNA contains the following:
- the LOC108242200 gene encoding sodium/potassium-transporting ATPase subunit alpha-1 — translation MGFGKGKDEYKLAATSDGSGKKGKKGKQKKDMDELKKEVDLDDHKLTLDELHRKYGTDLTRGLSSSRAKEILARDGPNALTPPPTTPEWVKFCKQLFGGFSMLLWIGAILCFLAYSIQAASEDEPANDNLYLGIVLSAVVIITGCFSYYQEAKSSKIMESFKNLVPQQALVVRDGEKKNLNAEEVVVGDLVEVKGGDRIPADLRIISAHGCKVDNSSLTGESEPQTRSPDFSNENPLETRNIAFFSTNCVEGTARGIVINTGDRTVMGRIATLASSLEGGKTPIAIEIEHFIHIITGVAVFLGVSFFILSLILGYGWLEAVIFLIGIIVANVPEGLLATVTVCLTLTAKRMAKKNCLVKNLEAVETLGSTSTICSDKTGTLTQNRMTVAHMWFDNQIHEADTTENQSGTSFDRSSATWAGLARIAGLCNRAVFLAEQSNIPILKRDVAGDASEAALLKSIELCCGSVKDMREKYPKVAEIPFNSTNKYQLSIHKNTTPGETKHILVMKGAPERILDRCATIMIQGKEQHLDEEMKDAFQNAYVELGGLGERVLGFCHFHLPDDQFPEGFAFDTDEVNFPTEKLCFIGLMAMIDPPRAAVPDAVGKCRSAGIKVIMVTGDHPITAKAIAKGVGIISEGNETVEDIAARLNIPLSEVNPRDAKACVVHGGELKDMTTDQLDDILKHHTEIVFARTSPQQKLIIVEGCQRQGAIVAVTGDGVNDSPALKKADIGVAMGIAGSDVSKQAADMILLDDNFASIVTGVEEGRLIFDNLKKSIAYTLTSNIPEITPFLLFICASIPLPLGTVTILCIDLGTDMVPAISLAYEAAESDIMKRQPRNPKTDKLVNERLISIAYGQIGMMQATAGFFTYFVILAENGFLPMDLLGIRVFWDDKYINDLEDSYGQQWTYERRKIVEFTCHTAFFTSIVIVQWADLIICKTRRNSIVQQGMKNRILIFGLFEETALAAFLSYCPGMDIALRMYPLKPSWWFCAFPYSLLIFVYDEVRRYILRRNPGGWVEQETYY, via the exons ATGGGGTTTGGA AAAGGGAAAGATGAGTACAAACTGGCCGCCACGTCGGATGGAAGTGGCAAAAAAGGcaagaaaggaaaacagaagaaggaTATGGACGAGCTTAAAAAGGAAGTGGACCTG GATGATCACAAGCTGACATTGGATGAACTTCACAGAAAATACGGGACAGACCTAACCAGG GGTCTTTCCTCTTCCAGAGCAAAGGAGATTCTGGCCCGAGACGGTCCGAACGCCCTGACGCCTCCTCCCACCACGCCTGAGTGGGTGAAGTTTTGCAAACAG CTGTTTGGCGGTTTCTCCATGCTGCTGTGGATCGGCGCCATCCTCTGCTTCCTCGCTTACAGTATTCAGGCCGCCTCCGAGGATGAACCTGCAAATGATAAC TTGTATTTGGGCATTGTGCTGTCTGCGGTCGTCATCATCACCGGTTGCTTCTCCTACTACCAAGAGGCCAAGAGCTCCAAGATCATGGAGTCCTTTAAGAACCTGGTCCCGCAG CAAGCCCTTGTTGTCCGTGACGGTGAGAAGAAGAACCTCAACGCCGAGGAGGTGGTGGTCGGAGATTTGGTGGAGGTGAAAGGCGGAGACAGGATCCCCGCCGACCTCAGGATCATCTCTGCTCACGGCTGCAAG GTGGACAATTCCTCCCTGACTGGTGAATCGGAGCCTCAGACCCGTTCCCCAGACTTCTCCAACGAGAACCCCTTGGAGACCAGGAACATTGCTTTCTTCTCCACCAACTGTGTTGAAG GAACTGCCAGAGGAATCGTCATCAACACCGGAGATCGGACCGTCATGGGTCGTATCGCCACGCTGGCTTCCAGTCTTGAAGGTGGAAAAACTCCCATCGCCATCGAGATCGAGCATTTCATCCACATCATCACCGGTGTCGCCGTCTTCCTGGGCGTCAGCTTCTTCATCCTGTCCCTGATCCTTGGTTACGGATGGCTGGAGGCCGTCATCTTCCTGATCGGTATCATCGTGGCCAACGTGCCAGAAGGTCTCCTGGCTACTGTCACT GTGTGTCTGACCCTGACCGCCAAGCGTATGGCCAAGAAGAACTgcctggtgaagaacctggaaGCTGTGGAGACGCTGGGCTCCACCTCCACCATCTGCTCGGACAAGACCGGCACCCTGACCCAGAACAGGATGACCGTGGCCCACATGTGGTTCGACAACCAGATCCACGAGGCCGACACCACGGAGAACCAGAGCGGCACCTCGTTCGACAGGAGCTCCGCCACCTGGGCGGGTCTGGCCAGGATCGCCGGACTCTGCAACCGCGCCGTCTTCCTGGCCGAGCAGAGCAACATTCCCATCCTGAAG CGAGACGTGGCCGGCGACGCCTCAGAAGCTGCCTTGCTCAAGAGCATTGAGCTGTGCTGCGGGTCCGTGAAGGACATGAGAGAGAAATACCCCAAGGTTGCTGAGATTCCATTCAACTCCACCAACAAGTACCAG CTCTCCATCCATAAGAACACCACTCctggagaaaccaaacacatCCTGGTGATGAAAGGCGCCCCAGAGAGGATCCTGGACCGCTGTGCCACCATCATGATTCAGGGCAAAGAGCAGCATCTGGACGAAGAGATGAAAGACGCTTTCCAGAACGCCTACGTGGAGCTGGGAGGTCTCGGAGAGAGAGTGCTGG GTTTCTGCCACTTCCACCTGCCTGACGACCAGTTCCCAGAAGGCTTTGCTTTCGACACTGACGAGGTGAACTTCCCCACCGAGAAGCTGTGCTTCATCGGCCTCATGGCCATGATCGACCCTCCTCGTGCTGCCGTGCCCGACGCCGTGGGCAAATGCAGGAGCGCTGGAATCAAG GTCATCATGGTCACCGGTGACCATCCTATCACGGCCAAGGCCATTGCTAAAGGCGTGGGTATCATCTCTGAGGGCAACGAGACAGTTGAGGACATTGCTGCACGTTTGAACATCCCGCTGTCAGAGGTCAACCCCAG GGACGCCAAGGCCTGCGTCGTCCACGGCGGTGAGCTCAAAGATATGACCACGGACCAGCTGGACGATATCCTGAAGCACCACACTGAAATCGTCTTCGCCAGGACGTCCCCCCAGCAGAAGCTGATCATTGTGGAGGGTTGTCAGAGACAG ggAGCCATCGTGGCCGTGACAGGTGACGGTGTCAACGACTCCCCGGCTCTGAAGAAAGCTGACATCGGCGTTGCCATGGGGATCGCTGGGTCCGACGTGTCCAAGCAGGCCGCTGACATGATCCTGCTGGACGACAACTTCGCCTCCATTGTTACCGGAGTGGAAGAag GCCGTCTGATCTTTGACAACTTGAAGAAGTCTATCGCCTACACCCTGACCAGTAACATCCCCGAGATCacccccttcctcctcttcatctgtGCCAGCATCCCTCTGCCTCTGGGGACCGTCACCATCCTCTGTATCGATCTGGGAACTGACATG GTTCCTGCCATCTCCCTGGCTTACGAAGCAGCTGAGAGCGACATCATGAAGAGACAGCCCCGAAACCCCAAAACGGACAAACTGGTGAATGAGAGGCTCATCAGCATCGCCTACGGGCAAATCG GCATGATGCAGGCCACAGCTGGCTTCTTCACATACTTTGTGATCTTGGCTGAAAACGGTTTCCTCCCAATGGACCTTCTTGGAATCAGAGTCTTCTGGGACGACAAATACATCAACGACCTGGAAGACAGCTACGGACAGCAGTGG ACGTACGAGCGAAGAAAGATTGTCGAGTTCACCTGCCACACAGCGTTCTTCACCAGCATCGTCATCGTGCAGTGGGCCGATCTGATCATCTGTAAGACCAGGAGGAACTCCATCGTGCAGCAGGGGATGAA GAATCGAATCCTGATCTTCGGGCTCTTTGAGGAGACCGCTCTTGCTGCCTTCTTGTCGTACTGCCCGGGCATGGACATCGCCCTCAGAATGTACCCCCTCAA GCCTTCTTGGTGGTTCTGTGCCTTCCCTTACTCCCTCCTCATCTTCGTTTATGATGAAGTCCGACGGTACATCCTCCGACGCAACCCGGGCG GTTGGGTGGAACAGGAGACGTACTACTGA